Sequence from the Eleutherodactylus coqui strain aEleCoq1 chromosome 13, aEleCoq1.hap1, whole genome shotgun sequence genome:
tacgatcaaaaagtcataagttttacaatatggtctatgtacccgaaaatgcaccgataaaaactacagtttgccacgcaaaaaacaagcccttatatggccgcgtcgacataagaataaaaaaaaaaaagttatggcttttggaaaatggagattaaaatccgccaaaaatctttgtgtccttaagcccaaaataggccatgtccttaaggggttaaagcaccatACAGAGGTTGCATCAGTGGACAGGCTTCTGGCATCCATGCTCTACGGTAGGAGAGGAGTCCAGGGAATGCGTGAAGTGCCTTTGGTTCTTGAGGTAATGGGATCTGCTGTATGGCAGTAACTCTGTTTTGGGTGAGGTGTCTGGTACCCCTCGAGATGCAGTGTCCTAAGAACACAACTTGACGTTGCGCACCACTGGAGCTTGGGTTGAGGCTTTGCACCACTGACTGGCGAGGAAGCAGTGGAGACTCTCAGATGTTGTTTCTGCCGTGGGGTTGTCAGCACACAGTAGCAGGTCATCCACATGAAAGATTACAACATTTGGGTTCTCCAGCTGTATTCAGGATAAGGGACATGGCTTTGGCAAATTGACTTTGAGAGTTCTGTGCTCCCTGTGGCATTACTTTTCAAATGTACTTTTGGCTGTCATGAGTAAAGGCAAAGAGGTATCGGGAGGACGGTTGGAGAGGGACACTGAAAAACGTGTTTGCAAGGTCCACCACTATAAAGTACATAGCTGAGAGTGGGATTCCGGACAGCAAGGTGTGGGGGAATGGGGGTTGCACAATATGGGGGTTGTCCAAGACTGTGGCCTCATTGACGGTTCTGGGATCTTGGACCAGTCTATACTTGTCTGGTTGCCCTTTCTGAGTCTTCTTTACAGGAAAGAGGGTTGTGTTGCAGGGCAACTCACAGGGGATGAGAGCCCCATTCTGGAGCAAGGCCTTGACTTCTCCTGATATTGCTTCTGCCACCACTATCTTGAGAGGATACTGGGATTTCTGGGGAAGTGGTGCTCCTGGCTTCAGGGTAACAATTACAGGTGGCACCTTGAGGTGGCTGATGTCTTCCAGGCCAGGTGACCACAAGTGTTCAGGTATTCTTCTCAGTACTTCTGGCAGGATGCCTGACGTGGAAGGCGTCTGTACGGATTTGAGGATAGGCAGGGAGTACAGAACCATGCGGTGTTTAAAGGACAGTGGGGAGGAGACACAGCCATAGATTGGGCACATGACACAGGCTTGCCCAAACCCTAACGTAGGAGGTATAGGTCTTCTTGGGTGGGGAGGCAGTGGGTATGATTCGCCAGGGGGGCAGTGGTGAGGGTCTTGGGGTTGCTGCCACTGACCATTCCAAGGCCATGGTTGACGCCCCCCTGTTTGGGTCTGCGGGTCCTACAATTTCTTTTGATGTGCCCGGGTCGGCCACAGGCGAAACAGGTTCGGATGTTCTGGTCATAAGCCGGTGGCAGTGTCAGCATAACCGGTGCAGTCTGCTTCTGACCCACTTGGGATTCCAGGGCTTTCGCTACTAGGAGAAGGGTCCGTATGGTGAGGGCCTTGTACTCTGGCCTTGCCTTGATGAGGCCCTTTTTAATGGGTCCTTGAAGTCCCATAACAAAAGCCGACGACAACATTTGTACATGCGCCTTGATCTGGGTAGAGAATCCAAGTTCATCAAATGTCTTGGTAAGGCGAAGATGGAACTTCCCCACGGACTCCCCCTTGTCCTGAGTGATATTTTGAATTATGATAGCTTGTTCAGCCAGGCAATCCTGGGCCCAGGTATGTAATTGattgcagaattccacaccagaTTGGTAGGACTGGTCATCGACAAGCCTGGCATCTGAGAGACATCTTTCTATGATCGGCCAGTATGTGTCCACAGTCTTTACATGGGTCAGTTTCTTTAGATCCCGCCAGGTGGCCGAGTAGATCTTCTGAATTTGCACTATCCGGCGGTAATAAGGCATCGGTTTTTCTTCTGGGTCTGGCAAAAAGTCTAGAAGAGTGAAGGCCTCATCGGGGGTGAGGGTCACATATCTAAGCGGTGCGTCTTGTGGGGGCCCTAAGGTGGGTATACCACTGCTTGTGAAAGGCCGTGAACCAGGCTGCCCCCGCATAGAGGGCAGGGGTGCAAAATTAACAGTTGAAGTCCTTGAGCCTTGAGGTAGAGGAGGTGGTTGGGACCGAGGGGTCCATGTGTTCAGTTGATCGGTGACATCATCAGGGTCATCCCAACTTGAGGCTGGAGTATTGTTATAGGTGTGCACGCTGAGGGTCGGTGGCTGGCTGGGCCACCCAGTGGTGGTTGTGGCCGGGGAGACCTTCATGCCTCCTGTTGGGCGAGCCTCAGCATCGGTGCCGGTCTGATTGGGCATTAGAGAAGAAGCAGAGGGCGGAGGGGGACCAGCATTAGGCAGCACATAGGAAGAGCGGTCTACCCTGAGGACTCCAGCTGgtgtagcaagatggccaccggaaCAGGAAGTAGATGTTAGAGTTCCGTgagtaccaagatggccgccagagcAGGAAGTGGATGGTCGAGTTCCAGgagtaccaagatggccgccagagcAGGATGTGGAATGTGGTTGAGTGGATGCAGCTGGGGCAGGGCCTAAGGGAGGTGAAGAGGCTTGTGGGAGCACAGGGAGGAGTGGTGACGTTGCATTGCAGGGAGGCGGCGGTGCATTCCCTAGGGACACAATCACAATTTTCATGATAGACATATGCGATTTGATCTTCTACCTTCACCTCTTGCTCTATCCACTTATCTCTATGAATCGCTCTAGCCACACTGTACCAGCCTTCTACAGCTTTAAACAGATCATCATCTACCAGCACTTTCTTGTCCCCTATGATTTACTGAACAATTATACTGAAGTCTACATCACACACAAAACATGATATCCCCTTCATTACTGTAACATTATTACAGCTCGTACCGTACACTGCTGTCCCCCAACTTCAAATTCTAATGCAATAACATACGTGACATGACTTACTTTTGGTACTGGGCTTCTCATCTTGCATTTTGGGTCTCGCTGCCCTCCATTTGCCGGATTCCTCTATAAGACAAAGAAAACTGTGGATCCTACAGAACAAGTAGTGAAGATAAAGAGCCATGACCCCGAAATacaggacaccccccccccctctacatacAAGCGTCTCGAGAAAAGTTTGTTATCTGTTACTAGATGGATTAGGAAATGCTGTGCACTTAACAAATCCCCCCCGAGCTCCAGGTAACAAGGGTGTGCGGCACATGAAGCATCCTACCTGTTTCCAGCCCCGCTTCTGCTCCTGATGCCTCCTGCATAGGATGAGATCCCCATTCTGGATTCTCCGCTGTAGGAAAGGAAACAGTTAtttaataggtggcactatagCGCCCAGAATGGCTGCGCATACAGGAGGTGCTCTTACCCATCTGGCCAATCCCGGATTTCAGGTCCTTGAGCGACACAACGTTCTTGAAGCTTTGCAGCAATTTCTCACCAAACTTAGTCTTCGGCTTGAACGGCTTTTTGGAGGTTGTATCATTCAGATTAGTTGCTCTCTGCATGCAATATGGAGAGGATGTAAGAAACTACAACGCTCTGCATCCAGGATGGTGCGAGCTGCTGCACAGAGCAAATAATAGTCTCTGAACCTCAAATGTGGAAGTAATCAGAGGAACACTTGGAAACCCTGTCTGCACacacattgcctccattcaccgcgtgaTACGTGGTAATAACCCACCTGCAGACATTAACTCTGGGTTAGCACAGTAAGGGCTAACGGGCAGGAATAACGTGTAAAAGATCCCCACGCTCATGGGTGGAGCATTGGATTTACAACCACATTAAAGGCAACTCTGGACAGGCGGTGTGGACCCCTGCCGATTGACTGCGTTCCACACCAGCACTCTCCCTACAGCCATATTTATTTTTACCCTTGTTTGGAGCGCAGTCCACAGTCACACCCCGTATTACTCCACAGCTGCATTCACCATTCTGCCGGTGGAGACACCTTGTAAATACGTTCCTTATCCTGTCCCGATCCTGAGCTACACGCTGTATTTTACTATGGAGCGTAACTTAGGCCGATGTGTATTGCAAGACACAGAAATATGAACCCCacgcagaagggggttctttgctgtaagagcagtgagactgtggaactctctgcctgaggatgtggtgatgacaaaatccataggaggttaagagggactagatgtctttctagagcactacgatattacaggatctaGACATTaggtaaccagcggggttgttgacccgggtcttggagtcaggtgggaactatcaaacattgatccagggattgttctgactgccattatggaatttttcctcttcctttgccttcctctggatcaacaaggaggtggctgaaacaggctgaactagattagATAGTACGCAAGGCTGAGGGGAGACAATGTTCATGTTATTATGTATGTATTCTTTTGAATATTGTCAAAAATCCCCCCCGGcatacacactgcggcaaaaatgatACCTTTATCCTACGGGTCAGTGTTGTTAGGACAAGaccaaatctgtttttttttttttttgttatactacTTTAAAAGAAATTAAACATCTCTTTGTAAAACAATATTTTCTACCGCCATAACTTTTATGTTTGTCAGTCCAGTTGTCGCTTTTTTGTGGGTCGTCCTGTAGTTCCTAATGATACCATTTTGGAATtcttatgactttttgatcgctttattacattttttcttgaaaaatgggatgacccccccacccccccaccaaaaaaaaggAGGAGAGCAGAATTCTGTCAttgtgcattttattttttttaatgacgttTGTAGTGTGTGCGATAAATAATGCGTCACTTTAAGAGATCGTACTTTTACACACGCAGCGATACCAagtagttttttggggttttgaCATTTTCTTTTAGATTACAAGTCTGGGAAAAggctttttattccctttttttcccctgtcCTTTTGGGGACCTCAACTTatgaagtgaagaaaaaaaaaaatgatacagctcactgttaggcctcatgtccacggggaaaatcaggcccgctacggattctccatggagaatctgcagcgggtccctcctgccccgcggacatgagcgcttaaaatcggaatttaaaagaattaactcacccgcagcggaccgggaaggtcttctcttcctcacggccagatctttttcggccagcggatgaactcgtcacgctggCGGcacgtcacatgtgccgattccagccaatcaggaggctggaatcggcacgcgcgagggggcggagccacgcgatgatgcgtagaaggggcggagccagaacgtcgctgctgccgaaccgagccgaaggcagaagacccttctgcgcaagcgcgtctaatcgggcgattagacgctgaagttagacggagccatggagacggggaaggtaagtgaataacttctgtatggctcatatttaatgcacgatgtatattacaaagtgcattaatatggccatacagaagtgcataaccccacttgctttcgcgagacaacccctttaatcatagtGTGAGAGAGATTTGGTTTGGTTCATTCTGATGATCCCTTTTAGGCCTTCAGAGAAGAACACGATGCCCCGGTCATGAACCATGTACAGACTTCAGGAGTCACATAGTTTCCCAAGTGTTGGGATACAATTAGTTGCCAAATCATACACGAAATGGTGTCAGGATGTTGAATTGCTGACTTGTGTGGGGGTCATCCTTTAATTGTGGTTTTTATATGACATCTGCAGATTCCGATGTGTTTACGCCAAAATGATCTCTTTAAAGCCTGAGAAAACCATTTTGTAGCCGAAAAACGTATATAATCTTATACCTTGCATAGGTGACATTTGTATAATCCTTCCCCTATCTATATGATGGTTACGCCTTTCCTTCCTCTTAATAaagtaggttttttttgttttttgtttttttaataaaaaaatcaacACACGGCAACATTGGTGCTGGATCAAACCTTTTGTACTTTTCAGACCTCAACTTATGCCACGTTCCAGCATGCAATCAAGACGTGCCATAAGCAATCAGTTATTGCAGCTCTGTGGGTCTTCAGAAGgcctcaggctgccatggcaaccaaatggtACCTTGATATCTCAACCCAGAGGGGCCGTTCAGGATACCCAAACgccaatcggggcatttaaaagCAGCAAGCaacattaaagggttaatggccacgATCAGCATAAATGCTGGTTGtggctgttgtgggcaggtgtcagctgtcaaggaTGGAGTGGGATCAGCTACTGATCCCACTCTATACAAACCCCAAGCGCCCGGATGTAAGTGTACGCCTTACGTTCAGAGTCAAATGTGTTAACAAAATGGCACTTACCTGTCCTTCGTTCCAGCGATCCAGAGCTGTAGGCCGCGCAATTCCCCAGTCTCCATTGACAGCCAGCTAGAGGCCACAGCATCGCCCCCcactctcctggcatcagtgttcACATCCTGGGCGCCGTGATGCCAGGAATTCTGACTGGTGACACTGCACCCCCCGATGGCAGgcggtggtcacctgatttcctctgTCTGACTGGGagtacagcagggctgcagcgctggatgaccGGGACGGAGGACCAGCAGGTAACATTTATTTTATTACTTAAACCCGTTTGGCTTGAATGTTAAGAAGTTACATTTGTAGCCAGACGACCCTATAAATGCTGCCAACACTGGGCGATGCAAcgcgagggcacgcccaaagataggaaatgcagcaatttgtttcccgcattgcaTGGTGATGAAGGGGGTGGGAAGAAAAAAAGGCATGTGTCTGACCGCATttaaaagaattgggttcatatacatgcatctcgcaacgcacaagtctcgcctgtgtgaagatgGCCTTCTATAGACTTCCATACAGCGCAGACCAATGCTGCTCCACGTGGCCTGCAATGAAGTGACTGTTCAAAGGAAGTAAAAGAGGTGACTTATCTCCCAGCATAGTAAAGAGGTGACTTCTCTCCCAGCATAGTAACCACCTTACAATGTAGACCATCCTTCCTTTCAGCTCTATCCAGGCTCCTTACTTGTCTGAGGAGAGGACAGACCGGACCGTAAGGTggtccctattaacaacagaaCTAACACTCTGCTGAGAAGTAGGGGAACGTCTTTACCCCTCGGACTGTCAGCATCTCCAAAGAGGGGCGCAGCGCAGATTCAGGCTGGATGTAGTAGAAGCCCATGGGAAGTTATAGCTTGAACTTCATACTGCATTAGGAGGAAAAAAATGAGTATATTTTTCGGCATAACCATTCTCCAAATGAAAGGCATATCAATaataaattagcattttgccaaaAATTCTATCCAATCTTGTCAATAATGCAATCCGGATTCCAGAAATACGTTCTTGGATTATTTTAGCCTTTTTACCTTCCACACAAACTGGAATTAGTGTTACAACAGCCAGCAAATACTGAAGGTCAGTAAGGGAATATattgacttgtatcctgtattatctcccagagctgcactcactattctgctggtggagtcactgtgtacatacattacttatccagtactgatcctgagttacatcctgtattatactccagagctgcactcactattctgctggtggagtcactgtgtacatacattacttatcctgtactgatcctgagttacatcctgtattatactccagagctgcgctcactattctgctggtggagtcactgtgtacatacattatttatcctgtactgatcctgagttacatcctgtactatactccagagctgcactcactattcagctgtAGCTTAGGATCAGCACAGGTGAAGGGAAGGACACTGGTGTTAGGCTGAGGTTATCACCTTCAGAAACTGGAGGTCGTCCTGCTCCTGGAGGAGACTCTGCACTCTGCTGCGCATTCGCTCATACTCCTGCCGTTTCTTGCTCAGGATGCTCTGTGTGTAGGTGAATTTGCTGGTgactttcttctcctcctcctcaatcttCAGCATCGCCATTCATCGATCCGACTCTTGAGCTCATCATACTCCGCCTCCAGGAGCTCCTTTTTCTTCTTGGTGGTTTCCTAAAAAGATGAGGAGTTTATGTGCAGTGGAAGCGGCTGTATAGGTGGTAGGTCTGCCGCTGCACACGGcattaggaggggggggggggggtcataggcCGCAGTGATTGGACGCTCCAACTCAATCTGATCATTTTCTTTCCAGCTGCTTTTCACAAATGTCTTGAGATCTCTGAACCAGAAGATTGAGAAGGCGGCCACCACAGTGGAGGAGGTGCAGTGCGAACAGAAGCAGCTGCAGGTTAGTGCGCAGACCCTTAGGTGCGGCTCTCTGCTTGACGCTCCCTTCATAAACTCCTCATCTTTTTAGGAAACCACTAGGAAGAAAAAGGAGCTCCTGGAGTTGGAGTATGATGAGCTCAAAAGTCTGATCGATTAGGAGCGGTGCAGGGCGATGCTGAAGATTGAGGCAAAGGGGAGGGGGACACGTCTGTCATATAGGGGGAGGCTTGCCCCTCCTGTAGGGGTACACCACTCACTacatataaggggggggggggtctcaccccTCCTGCAGAGGTACACCACTCACTACATacggtaggtggggggggggggggtctcgcaCCTCCTGCAGAGGTACACCACTCACTACATacggtaggtgggggggggggggttcgcccCTCCTGCAGAGGTACACGACTCACTACATacggtaggtggggggggggggttcgcccCTCCTGCAGAGGTACACGTATCACTACATACggtaggtggagggggggggggggtctcgccCCTCCTGCAGAGGTACATGACTCACTACATACAGTAGGTGGAAGGGTGGGGGAGTCTCGCCCCCTACATACggtaggtggaggggggggggagggggtttcgCCCTCCTGCAGAGGTACACTAC
This genomic interval carries:
- the LOC136588265 gene encoding uncharacterized protein — translated: MDSMAQVLEAMAEELSCSICLSLFTTPVTLPCGHNFCSQCLDLSWQGGEDSGYSCPQCRCVFPSKPALLKNPQMSNMVSHLAAARRAEPAPQEVEVGDEEPEDEPGVPERGAVLCDSCRRVAAFKTCLTCMASFCKEHLLPHLQSPAFLDHLLSQPLGDLPEAKRQERATNLNDTTSKKPFKPKTKFGEKLLQSFKNVVSLKDLKSGIGQMAENPEWGSHPMQEASGAEAGLETEESGKWRAARPKMQDEKPSTKRNAPPPPCNATSPLLPVLPQASSPPLGPAPAASTQPHSTSCSGGHLGTPGTRPSTSCSGGHLGTHGTLTSTSCSGGHLATPAGVLRVDRSSYVLPNAGPPPPSASSLMPNQTGTDAEARPTGGMKVSPATTTTGWPSQPPTLSVHTYNNTPASSWDDPDDVTDQLNTWTPRSQPPPLPQGSRTSTVNFAPLPSMRGQPGSRPFTSSGIPTLGPPQDAPLRYVTLTPDEAFTLLDFLPDPEEKPMPYYRRIVQIQKIYSATWRDLKKLTHVKTVDTYWPIIERCLSDARLVDDQSYQSGVEFCNQLHTWAQDCLAEQAIIIQNITQDKGESVGKFHLRLTKTFDELGFSTQIKAHVQMLSSAFVMGLQGPIKKGLIKARPEYKALTIRTLLLVAKALESQVGQKQTAPVMLTLPPAYDQNIRTCFACGRPGHIKRNCRTRRPKQGGVNHGLGMVSGSNPKTLTTAPLANHTHCLPTQEDLYLLR